Proteins encoded by one window of Catharus ustulatus isolate bCatUst1 chromosome Z, bCatUst1.pri.v2, whole genome shotgun sequence:
- the LOC117010855 gene encoding interferon-like: MAAPAAPQPRLPHAAPALLLLLTALATSLACQQLWTHDDDTFPGDALRLLQDMAPAHTQPCHLQELPFFPETLPLNNLHPRQAAATALRILQHLFHTLSTNSTRQHWPAQPRNDLLNKLQHHIHRLEQCLPDSAALFKGPRNPLLTINKYFRDIQLFLHAHNHSACAWDHVRLEARAALQHLHSLARTMRR; encoded by the coding sequence ATGGCGGCGCCCGCAGCCCCACAGCCACGCCTGCCGCACGCAGCCCCGgcgctcctgctcctcctcaccgCTCTCGCCACCAGCCTCGCCTGCCAACAGCTCTGGACACACGACGACGACACCTTCCCTGGCGACGCCCTGCGCCTCCTCCAGGACATGGCCCctgcccacacacagccctgccacctcCAAGAGCTGCCCTTCTTCCCCGAAACCCTCCCGCTCAACAATCTCCACCCGCGCCaagccgccgccaccgccctACGCATCCTCCAGCACCTCTTCCACACCCTCAGCACCAACAGCACCCGCCAGCACTGGCCCGCACAGCCTCGCAACGACCTCCTCAACAAACTCCAGCACCACATCCACCGCCTCGAGCAATGCCTCCCCGACAGCGCCGCGCTCTTCAAAGGACCACGCAACCCGCTGCTCACCATCAACAAGTACTTCAGGGAcatccagctcttcctccaCGCCCACAACCACAGCGCCTGCGCCTGGGACCACGTCCGCCTCGAAGCTCGCGCTGCTTTACAGCACCTCCACAGCCTCGCACGCACCATGCGCCGCTAG